The Candidatus Hydrogenedentota bacterium DNA segment ATCGAGGTGGGTTTCGAGCAACGGCCAGTCGAACGCTGCGGGTTCGTCAAAGTTGCAGCGCACCCGTTCTTCCAGCGTCAGCGCCGACAAGTCGCGATAATACGCATCAAGCGGAACGATGCAGGCGGCCTCCGCGCCCCAATGCGCGGCCAGAGCACGCGCCAAGGTTGTCTTGCCTGAGCACGATGGGCCGGCGATTGATGCTACCTTGATTAATTCCATGCCCAGAGGCTAAAGGAAAGTCATCTTCATCGCAATTTGGATCTAATTGCTTGGCCCAGAAGTGGCCGTGCGCTTTGCGTGCCTGCGCCACCCCGCGGGTTTGCCATCTATTGTCCACAGGAGATTCGTCAACGGAAAGTACTCCACCGCGGGACCTGAAACGACTCCAAGGGAATCTGAATGGAGTGAAATTGATGTCGAATTGACAATAATCCACCCCAACTCCAGTTCTTGCTTGATCCGTTCTCTCAACCGAATACGCCGAGAAACTTGAGCGCCAACAATCAATAGCGCTACAAGCACCGCAGAGATGAGAACGCGAAATGACACTTGAAGGGGATCATACGTCAGGTGCACATTCTCGGCCAGTTTTCGCGCTAAGCCTATGTAGACTAGAGTGATCCCGTAGGCGACAGGCGGGGTGAACAGCACGACTCGCAGTGCTGATTGCAGCCAAAATGCGCGGCTTAAGCGCCCGTACTCGGCGAGCTCCTCCAATTCTTCAGGGGACGGACGTCGCCGCTTGTCTTGGTTTGGAGTCCCTTCCTCACCCCAACTTGCCGAT contains these protein-coding regions:
- a CDS encoding uridine kinase (functions in pyrimidine salvage; pyrimidine ribonucleoside kinase; phosphorylates nucleosides or dinucleosides to make UMP or CMP using ATP or GTP as the donor), translated to MELIKVASIAGPSCSGKTTLARALAAHWGAEAACIVPLDAYYRDLSALTLEERVRCNFDEPAAFDWPLLETHLD